In Moorella sp. Hama-1, a single genomic region encodes these proteins:
- a CDS encoding MarR family winged helix-turn-helix transcriptional regulator translates to MDGPVEAIRELEYLLRQINHLMNHYTRSYLNDRGLTMARFWVLSNLSRGQKLTMGDLQRRLLLAPGTVTGLVDGLAAEGLVRRWRDENDRRLVFLDLTAAGEEFLEGILNFRSDVLAKAMSGPGETNSLDTGQLNADLRVILANLRSLCKGERERDAGSNKGKL, encoded by the coding sequence TTGGATGGCCCGGTAGAAGCAATCAGGGAGCTAGAGTACTTACTGCGGCAAATAAACCACCTGATGAATCATTACACCCGGAGCTACTTAAATGACAGGGGGTTGACCATGGCCCGCTTCTGGGTTTTAAGCAACCTGTCCCGGGGGCAAAAACTCACCATGGGGGACTTGCAGCGGCGGCTCCTGCTGGCTCCAGGGACGGTTACCGGCCTGGTGGACGGTCTGGCGGCCGAAGGCCTGGTCCGGCGCTGGCGGGATGAAAACGACCGCCGCCTGGTTTTCCTCGACCTGACTGCGGCCGGGGAGGAGTTTTTGGAGGGGATTTTAAACTTCCGCTCAGATGTTTTAGCAAAGGCCATGAGTGGGCCTGGTGAAACCAACTCCCTGGACACCGGGCAACTGAATGCCGACCTGCGGGTAATCCTCGCCAACCTGAGAAGTCTATGTAAAGGAGAAAGAGAGAGAGATGCTGGCTCGAACAAAGGAAAATTATAA
- a CDS encoding MFS transporter, with protein MLARTKENYKWYALSCTTLGALLSVLNGNTLLIALPVIARSLHASMETIIWTLMIYMLAVTVLVPAIGRVADIMGRKKLYVSGFALFTLSSLLCGLVQTGGQLVAARFIQSIGGSLMLANSTAIVTDVFPRQQLGRALGINSMVIGAGAVIGPILGGVLTAWHWRLVFFFNVPLGIIGTLWAAIQLREVIELPKGQRFDWWGTVVFTTGFTLILLALTFGDMVGWRTPWIIASLVFGGLLLVFFIYIENRVDQPMLDLSLFRRRLLAAAYASNLLNGIARGAVTFLLIFFFQGIWSIDPLWAGILLTPFALAMMIVAPVSGILSDRYGSRELSSLGLAVSAVGLYGLTRLQVNTSMAVVITWMVVMGLGSGFFFSPNTNAIMGAVSAERRGIAAGTRTMMNNAGMVVSIALDLAMTAASMTPEAMQGLFAGTQVGSQGIAVQEFMNGLHRAFWLSFVISVVAAIVALLRGPHEVYYSQNGSDADKA; from the coding sequence ATGCTGGCTCGAACAAAGGAAAATTATAAATGGTACGCTCTTTCCTGTACCACCCTGGGTGCCCTGCTGTCAGTTCTCAATGGTAATACTCTGCTGATTGCTTTGCCGGTTATTGCCAGGTCGCTGCACGCCTCCATGGAGACTATTATCTGGACCTTGATGATCTATATGCTGGCGGTCACGGTCCTGGTGCCGGCCATCGGCCGGGTGGCGGATATCATGGGCCGGAAGAAGCTCTACGTCAGCGGCTTTGCCTTGTTTACCTTGTCCTCCCTGCTATGTGGCCTGGTGCAGACAGGGGGCCAGTTGGTAGCGGCGCGTTTTATCCAATCCATAGGCGGTTCACTGATGCTGGCCAATAGTACGGCCATTGTCACTGATGTCTTCCCCCGGCAACAGCTGGGACGCGCCCTGGGGATAAATAGTATGGTTATTGGGGCCGGGGCGGTCATCGGTCCGATACTGGGCGGGGTCCTGACGGCCTGGCACTGGCGCCTGGTCTTCTTCTTTAACGTACCCCTGGGGATTATCGGCACCCTGTGGGCGGCCATCCAGCTGCGGGAGGTAATTGAATTGCCCAAGGGGCAGCGCTTTGATTGGTGGGGAACGGTAGTCTTTACCACCGGTTTTACCCTGATCCTCCTGGCCCTGACCTTTGGCGATATGGTCGGCTGGCGAACCCCCTGGATAATCGCCAGCCTGGTGTTCGGCGGTTTACTCCTGGTGTTTTTCATTTATATCGAAAACCGCGTCGACCAACCCATGCTGGACCTGTCCCTTTTCCGGCGGCGCCTGCTGGCGGCAGCCTATGCCAGCAACCTGTTAAATGGCATTGCCCGGGGGGCAGTCACCTTTTTGCTGATCTTCTTTTTCCAGGGCATCTGGAGTATTGACCCCCTGTGGGCCGGCATCTTATTAACCCCCTTTGCCCTGGCGATGATGATCGTAGCGCCGGTGAGTGGTATCCTGTCCGATCGCTATGGCTCCCGGGAACTCAGCAGCCTGGGCCTGGCCGTATCAGCCGTAGGTCTTTACGGCCTTACCAGGCTGCAGGTTAACACTTCCATGGCGGTGGTGATTACCTGGATGGTCGTTATGGGCCTGGGGTCGGGGTTTTTCTTTTCGCCCAACACCAATGCTATTATGGGAGCTGTCTCTGCTGAACGCCGGGGTATAGCCGCCGGCACCAGAACCATGATGAATAACGCCGGCATGGTTGTCAGTATTGCCCTGGACCTGGCTATGACTGCTGCCAGTATGACGCCGGAAGCTATGCAGGGGCTCTTTGCCGGTACCCAGGTAGGCTCCCAGGGTATTGCCGTCCAGGAGTTTATGAACGGCCTGCACCGGGCCTTCTGGCTATCTTTTGTTATCAGCGTCGTTGCCGCCATTGTCGCCCTCCTGCGCGGGCCCCACGAGGTTTACTACTCCCAGAATGGCTCTGATGCGGATAAGGCCTAA
- a CDS encoding DUF2680 domain-containing protein, which yields MTKGTKILAAVAAPLILGGLLVVSQPASSRAAAGAPAQAAPAVSTPAFCGAGLGPGQGLGLGRSLGGMIATLSNTLGIDVAQLRAERQAGKSLADIAAEHGVDKSQLVDKVTAERKQLLEDRVAAGQITQEQANYCLENMQQRMEQNLERTTIGPNGQGRGGWRTGGQGNGGPRLGIAAGPGGQVGQGAGFSRGPAGGQQ from the coding sequence ATGACTAAAGGTACCAAGATCCTGGCTGCGGTGGCGGCTCCTCTTATACTGGGGGGATTGCTGGTAGTGAGCCAGCCCGCTTCTTCCCGGGCCGCTGCCGGCGCCCCGGCCCAAGCTGCCCCGGCTGTATCAACCCCGGCTTTTTGTGGTGCAGGTTTAGGTCCAGGTCAGGGCCTGGGTTTAGGTCGCTCCCTGGGGGGTATGATTGCCACCCTCAGTAATACCCTGGGTATTGATGTGGCGCAATTACGGGCGGAGCGCCAGGCAGGTAAATCCCTGGCCGATATTGCCGCCGAGCATGGGGTCGACAAAAGCCAGCTGGTGGATAAGGTAACGGCTGAAAGGAAGCAACTCTTGGAGGACAGGGTGGCTGCCGGCCAGATAACCCAGGAGCAGGCTAATTACTGCCTGGAGAATATGCAGCAGCGCATGGAACAAAACCTGGAGCGGACGACGATCGGTCCCAACGGCCAGGGCCGGGGCGGTTGGAGAACCGGCGGTCAGGGTAATGGCGGTCCCCGCCTGGGGATAGCGGCCGGCCCAGGGGGCCAGGTTGGGCAAGGGGCCGGCTTCAGCCGGGGTCCGGCAGGTGGCCAGCAGTAA